In Candidatus Eisenbacteria bacterium, the genomic window CGACAGGCGCCGCATTCCCACGAGGCGAAGAAGCGTCTACAAGGACGGCGCGAGGAAGATCGTGCCCGCGGCCTATCTCTCGAACCGGCCGCGCGGAAGTTGGAAGCAATCGGTGGAACGCGGATTGCTGCTCGCTCCGAATGCGGCCAACGCCCTCCAGGAGGGGCCCGGCGGGCAGTTCGGCGAGATGCGAACGATGATGCAGTACCTCTTCCAGAGCTTCAACGCGCGCGGGGATGCCAGGCCCTACAAGGCCGGCGTCAAGGAAGCCGCGGTCGAGCAAGGTTAAAAGGCGCACAGAATGGGCTGCAGCGGGGCTCGGACGACCGTCCGAGCCCCGAGATTACGAGCGCGCTTCCATTACGAACACCCCTGCCCTCGATACGCCGAACCGGAAGCCGATTCCGGCCTCAGCACTCCAGCGTCGCGTCACACGTTTCGTGGCACGTCTCGTCGCAAGTGAGGTCGCATGTCCCCCCACACGAGAACTGGCACGTACAATTGGTGAGTCCCTGCGACTTCGTGCCAAGATCGATCGTTCCGCCGCGCGCCTGGCCCGCGAGCTCCGTCGAGAGCTGCCAAACGGTAGTCTTCCGGAGATGGATCTTTCGGGACCGTAGATTCAAGGTACGCTCCTTTCCTGCCGGGGGCATGTAGGCCAGCATGACACGGAGGTCACCTGGCAGGCTGACATGTCGGAACCTCCTATGTTGCCTGGTACGATGGATCGAAACCCGTCTTGTCGCGCGGCCCTCCTTTCAGCGAACCGGGGAGATCGATAGGAAGCGATCCCAACTCGGCTCACGGTCCCCGGCGGCGGCCAGAAGGGCGAGTCCAATCCCGGATGAGCCTTCCAGGAGTCCAGCCATTGCCTGCCAATGCGGATCGGGATCGTGTCTCCAGGTCGCGAACCTGCCCGGCCCGATCCCGTCCACCCTCATGTCCAGCGTGACATCGAACCAGTAGGCAGCTGCCTTCAAGAACGCTTCATCACCCGTAGCCTGGTAGAAGCGGTTGAAGATATGCCCCACTCCTGCGGTCCCATGGCAGAGAGCGCAGTCGACGTTCCGGCTTATTTCGCGGGTCAGCGTGCTGGCTCGTCGCACGATGGAAACGGCCTCCTCGCTCCATTCGGAGCGATCCGTCAGCTGACCGGCCACGTAGAGCCCCGACGCGACTCCAAGGTCTCCGTAGCACCAGGCGAGTCTGGCACCCGGCGGGCTCGGGTTGCCGTTCAACGTGCCCGGGAAGGAGGTGGCGCTGTCACCGGGCCATCGCTGGGCGAGTCCCCAGCGCACCGAACCCTCGAGGAGTTCCTTGGAGACGCGAGGCTTGACCTGCCGGGCGAGCGTCTGCGCGAGAAGCACCCAAACTCCTGGCATTCCGTGCGACAGGCCCATGTTGTAGTAGCCGTTCGGTGATCGCTCCCGCTGCCACGGCGGAAGGAGCTCCGGCGTGGTGTGCCAGCGAATTCCGTCAGGGACCCGCTCCGCGCGCTGCTCGAAGAAGTCGACGATGAGCTCCAGCGCTTGGACCGCGCGTGGATGCGGCCAGCGCTCCAGTGCGTAGAGTCCCCATCCGGCGACGCCGCCGATCAGGTCATAGTGGGCGGGATCCTTGATGGTCCTCAAGCATTCGAGTAGGGCTTCCTCCAGATCCTCATGGGATCCGCCGTCCTCGTCGCCGGCTTGGTCCTTCGCGGACAGGAACGCCGTGGCCCAGCCGACGCCCGTGAAACCGCCGTAGAGGCTGGGCGTGGGATATGGGGAATTGGCAAGCGCATCGATCGCTGCGTTCCAGTGGCGGTCACGGAGTGACTCGAATTCGCGCCCGGGCCACCGCTGGGCCAGCTCGTCATAGAAGATCGCGAGACCGGAGCTGCCACCGGCGAGGCCGTACGAGATCCGCTCGGGAGCCCATGTCTCTTCCTGAAGCGCGTCCGCGATCTCGAGAACAGCCTTCTCGGCGTTCGCGGCGATCTCGTCGGTGAGGATTGGTTTCCAGGAAATCGTAACGGCCACGTCCTGTCCTCGCACCATTCGGAGGTCCAAGGGCTCGGTTCCTCAATACCGATCAGGATCGTCATGAACTCGTTGCATGCGACCGGTATGCGGGATTGTGAGGATGATCCCTCGACCATAGGGCTGCCTAGAAGGCCTGTCAACGGCGGCTACAGCAGCGCGTGGGTCGTGCGAACTCTCGCGATTCCCCTGCGGAACCCTGCTCGCCTCTAGAGCTTACGCGCCACACCCCTTCGCACGGCATCCTCCGCGATCCGCCGGAGCTGGCCGCGTAGCTCGAGCTCCTGCCGTTCCCACTCCGGGCGCACGGCTTCACGGCGCTCCGTGACCGCCTCCATCTGACGTGAGATCTCCTCCTGCTGCCGGGCGAGAGGCTCCCGCTCGCGCTCGATCTCCATGCGGGACCGCTCGATCTCCTGCAGGCGACGCTGGAGCTCGGCCTGTGACTTCTTGCCGCTGTCGCGGTCCTCCTCGAGTGCCTCCCGATCCTCTTCGAGCTGCATCGTGCGGTGTTCGAGACGCTCGACCTTCGGTTGGAGCCGCTCCATGCGTCCGTGTAGAAGCTCCAGGTCGTGATCGAAGTCCTCCAGCATCCGCCTTTGAAGCTCGTCCTGCTTCTGTAGGACCGCTCGTACGGACGCCAGGGTCTCGGGATCGTTCACGCCGTACTGCGTGCGGTCCAGACGGAACCACCAGATCATGCCGCCGCCCATGCGCTTCTGGGCCGCCTGCGCGCGCTCGTGGTCGTTGTAGCCGCCGCCCATCTTCATGGCGCCGCTCATCGTGTTGCCCCCGGGCTGGACGAGGAGGTACGCGAAGCGCTCGATCTCGAGCTCGGCCGGCGACTTCGGGGTTCCCTTGTCCTCGCGGGAATCACGGTCGTCGTGGGCGTGCAGGGTGAGTGGAGCGAGACTCAGGACTGCGACGGCGATGAGGATGGCGCCGGCGATCCGGCCCCAGGTCGACGAATGGGAATCCAGCACGAGCAACCTCCGAAGAAGCGCGCTTCGCGTGGGGGAGCCACACGAGGCTGTCGAGGGAATGGGTCGAGACGCCACGCCGAAGTGAACCAGAAGCTCGCCATAGGAGCGCGGGGAAGCCTGAGTCCGATGCAGCGCCATCGCGTCGCACGCCTCCTCCCGGGCCTGCCCGTACTCGCGCACGCTCCAGCGGGCCAGGGGATGGAACCAGAAGAGCACCTCCGTTGCGGCGGGTAGCCAGCCGAGGAGGAGGTCACGGCGCGCCACGTGCGCGCACTCGTGCGCGAGGACGAGATGCCGGGCGTGCGACGGAAGCTCCCCGTATCCGGCCGGAAGCAGGATCCGGGGCATCCATCCCGCCAGGGTCACCGGCACGTCGAGTTCCGCCGTGACCCGGACCTCCGGCTGCTTGCGGCGCGATCGGCCGCATCGCAGGACCAGCGCTTCCTCCGGGTCGGGATCGTACGGCTCCGCCGCCTTCCAGATTCCCTCGATCCGACGAAGAGCACGGAGATGAAGAACCACGGCCAGAGCGACCCCCAGGAGCCAAGCGGCCAGCACGAGAAGAGCCAGGGATCCGGCAACGGTTCGAGGCGCTGCTGGAAGGATCTGGCTCGAGATCTGGTGGGCCGCGACTCCCGTCTGCGCGGCGACGATTCTCGTGGGAGGCGCGACGGAGGTGATGGCCGGCGGATTCTCGGAGAAGGGGAGCACGATCCGGTGAGCGGGGATGGCGGCCGTGAGGAACTGCGCGGCCACGAGCCACCAGATCCACGCGCGCCGCGAGGCCGGCACCCGGTTCCGCGCGAAGATCAACAGGAGCCACGCGACAGTGGTGGCGATGCCACCCGCGACCGACGCTCGCAGGAGCGCGTCCAGCAGGTTCGAAGGAGTCATGACGTCCTCCTCTTCCGCTCGGTCAGCGCCCGGACGGCACGGTTCAGCTCGGCGAGCTCCTCGTCACTCACGCTCGTTCGCTCGGAGAGATAGGCCGCGAAGGGGGAGATGGACCCACCGAGGGCGCGATCCACGAACTGGCCGACCGAGCGGCGCATGGTCTCGACGTGTCCCTCGAGGGCGCGGTAGACATAGATTCCGTCCTGCTTGCGCCGCGCCACGTGCCCCTTGCGGCGAAGCCTCTCGAGAATGGTGAGCACCGTCGTGCGGGCGAGGTTTCGTGGAGCGCCGAATCCCTCCCAGAGGCTCGCGGCCGTGAGGGGACCCTGCTGGGCGAGGTGGAGAAGACAGTCCAGCTCCTGGTTGCTGGTCGGGCGTGGCGGCATCGGTCCTCCTGGATGACTACAAACGTCGACTAGCAGAGCATGCCGTGGACTACAGTCGTAGTCAACCGGAAACTTTGGACTCGATGCCCGCTGGGTACAGCGCTAGCCTATCCCCATGCCACAGGGTGAGTTCTCGCTGCGCTTCCCGGAGCGCGACCTGGAACGATGGGCGTCACGTTTTCCCGACCGGGAAGGGGACCACCGGATTGCGGGCAGCCTCCGCGCGGCCGTGAGGGAGCGCGGTCATCTCACGCGCCGCGAGTTCGTCGAGATCTGCGCCTGGAAGACGCCCCGGTCGAAGCCGCATTGCGCAAAGAACACGTCCCGTGGGATCCGCACGCTCACGGCGGCCGCGCTCGCGACTTCGGACGACAGGGTCAAGATGGACCTGCTCCGCCTGCTAGAGGGGGTCGAGTGGCCCACCGCGTCGACGATACTCCACTTCTGCGACGAGCGGCCCTATCCCATCCTCGACGTCCGAGCCGTCTGGTCGCTCGGGTTCAGCCGGCCGCCGAGCTACACGATGGAGTTCTGGCTCGCCTACGTCGCGTTCACGAGGGGATTGGCGAAGCGATCGGGGCTCTCCATGCGAGCCGTCGACCAGGCGCTCTGGCAGTACTCGAAGGAGCGGCAGAAATAGGAGCGCCGTGTCCGCGCCGCCGGTCAAGGCAGGAAGTGCTTCGACTCCAGGAGTGCTCTGAGCTTCTCCGAGTCCGCGCGAAACACCTCGGGGTCGTACTTGGCCTCGCTCGTGTAGAACTGGGCGAGCGAGGTGATGCCCAGCTCCTCCACCTTCGCCTTCAGCTCCGGGTGCGCCATGTACCGCGCCCATCCCTTGACCTCTCGCTGCTCGTAGATCGACTCCAACTCGTCGCCCTCGGCGCGGTGATAACGCTCCTCGTGGAGGAAGGCACGGAGCGGCAGCCGGTCGCGCTTGGGAGGATCCTCCGCCGGGTAGCCCACCACGATCGTCGTCACCGGGAGACACGTGTCCGGAAGCTCGAGAAACGCGGCGATCTCGGTCATGGAATGGAGCGTCGTGCCCATGTAGCAGATTCCGAGCCCCTGGGCCTCGAAGCCGAGGCAGACCGACTGGGACAGGATCATCGCGTCGAACGCGGCGACGTGATATCCGATGAAGTTGTCGAAGTTGTCTCGCGCGCCCCGAAGCCTCAGCCAATCCCGGGTGCGGCGCCAATCCGCGCAGAAGGTGACGAGGAGCGGCGCCTGGAGCACCATGTCCTGCTCGAAATGGAGCGTGTAGAGGTGGCGCTTCCGATCGGGATCCCGCGTGAGCACCATCGAGATCGCGTTGAGATTGCCCGAAGACGAGGACCCGGCGATCGCGTCGCCGAGGACCTGCTCGACGAGCGCCTGCGGCACCGGGTCGGGCTTGTACCGGCGGATGGAGCGGTGGTGATTCAGGAGCGCGGACAGATCGGTCATGGGGGTTCCCGTGGAGGTGGACTCGCCGCGTTCGCGGCTGGCGGTCGGCGCGCATCGGCTCCGCTCGGAAACGTATCCTACTTTGGATTGAATTGTCTGATGGCAACCTTCTTGCAGTTCCTGCCGTGTCATGGCTTGCCGCGGCAGGAATACGATCGCGCGGACGATCGGTGTTGCGCTTTGGCTCGCCTGTTCGCTCGGGCTGCACGGGTGCTCCTCCGACGCGCCGCCCACCCGCCCCGGCGATGCGCCGAATTCAGGCGAGCCATCTCCCAAACCCGGAGGGGCCGCCCTCGACACGGTCGCCCTGCTCGAGGACTTCTCGTCCCGTCAGGTGTTTCCCTCCAACAACTGGTGGAACCTCGACATCTCCGGCGCCCCCGTCGATCCCCAGTCCCAGGCCATGATCGACTGGATCAGTGGGAGGACGCCGCAAAATCCCACCGCCACGCGGAGAGTCCATCCCGACTTCGGACCTCCTCCCTATGGAGTTCCGTACATCGGCGTGGGTGCGGATCAGCCGCTCGTGCCGGTGACGTTCTCTCCGTACGGAAGCGAGAGCGATCCCGGAGCACCGGGGCGACCACCCGGGTATCCCATTCCGGACGCCGCGCGCACGCAGCCGAACTACATCGAAGGTGGAGTGCCGGGCGGAGGGTCGAGCGGGGACCGGCACCTGATCCTGATCGACCGCGACCGCTGGCTGCTCTTCGAGACCTGGGCGACGCGCTGGGATGCGACGGACAACCGGTGGGAGGCCGGCTCGGGCGCCACGTTCGATCTCGCGAGCAATGCGCGTCGTCCGGAGGGCTGGACCTCGGCGGATGCCGCGGGCCTTGCGATCTTCCCGGGGCTCGTGCGGCGTGACGAGGTCGTCTCGCCGGATCCCATCACGCACGCGTTCCGCGTCACGGTGCGCGCGACGAACGGATCCGTCTGGCCCGCGTCGCATGAGGCGGGAAACACGGCGGGTGCTCCGCCCATGGGCGCTCGCCTCCGGCTCAAAGCGTCCGTGAACATCACGGGATATCCGGCCGAGGTTCGGAAGGTCTTCCAGGCGATGAAGACCTACGGCCTGATCGTGGCGGACAACGGATCCGACATGTACGTCACGGGCACCATGGATCCGGGCTGGGACAACGACATCCTGAATCCGGCGTTCCACTCCCTCGATGCGGACGACTTCGAGGTGATCCAGCTGGGCTGGGGCGCCGACGTGACCGGCGTGCCCTGACCACGCCGGTCGAGGTATCCGCTACCGCCC contains:
- a CDS encoding BlaI/MecI/CopY family transcriptional regulator, with protein sequence MPPRPTSNQELDCLLHLAQQGPLTAASLWEGFGAPRNLARTTVLTILERLRRKGHVARRKQDGIYVYRALEGHVETMRRSVGQFVDRALGGSISPFAAYLSERTSVSDEELAELNRAVRALTERKRRTS
- a CDS encoding lanthionine synthetase C family protein codes for the protein MAVTISWKPILTDEIAANAEKAVLEIADALQEETWAPERISYGLAGGSSGLAIFYDELAQRWPGREFESLRDRHWNAAIDALANSPYPTPSLYGGFTGVGWATAFLSAKDQAGDEDGGSHEDLEEALLECLRTIKDPAHYDLIGGVAGWGLYALERWPHPRAVQALELIVDFFEQRAERVPDGIRWHTTPELLPPWQRERSPNGYYNMGLSHGMPGVWVLLAQTLARQVKPRVSKELLEGSVRWGLAQRWPGDSATSFPGTLNGNPSPPGARLAWCYGDLGVASGLYVAGQLTDRSEWSEEAVSIVRRASTLTREISRNVDCALCHGTAGVGHIFNRFYQATGDEAFLKAAAYWFDVTLDMRVDGIGPGRFATWRHDPDPHWQAMAGLLEGSSGIGLALLAAAGDREPSWDRFLSISPVR
- a CDS encoding nitroreductase family protein; this encodes MTDLSALLNHHRSIRRYKPDPVPQALVEQVLGDAIAGSSSSGNLNAISMVLTRDPDRKRHLYTLHFEQDMVLQAPLLVTFCADWRRTRDWLRLRGARDNFDNFIGYHVAAFDAMILSQSVCLGFEAQGLGICYMGTTLHSMTEIAAFLELPDTCLPVTTIVVGYPAEDPPKRDRLPLRAFLHEERYHRAEGDELESIYEQREVKGWARYMAHPELKAKVEELGITSLAQFYTSEAKYDPEVFRADSEKLRALLESKHFLP
- a CDS encoding M56 family metallopeptidase, coding for MTPSNLLDALLRASVAGGIATTVAWLLLIFARNRVPASRRAWIWWLVAAQFLTAAIPAHRIVLPFSENPPAITSVAPPTRIVAAQTGVAAHQISSQILPAAPRTVAGSLALLVLAAWLLGVALAVVLHLRALRRIEGIWKAAEPYDPDPEEALVLRCGRSRRKQPEVRVTAELDVPVTLAGWMPRILLPAGYGELPSHARHLVLAHECAHVARRDLLLGWLPAATEVLFWFHPLARWSVREYGQAREEACDAMALHRTQASPRSYGELLVHFGVASRPIPSTASCGSPTRSALLRRLLVLDSHSSTWGRIAGAILIAVAVLSLAPLTLHAHDDRDSREDKGTPKSPAELEIERFAYLLVQPGGNTMSGAMKMGGGYNDHERAQAAQKRMGGGMIWWFRLDRTQYGVNDPETLASVRAVLQKQDELQRRMLEDFDHDLELLHGRMERLQPKVERLEHRTMQLEEDREALEEDRDSGKKSQAELQRRLQEIERSRMEIEREREPLARQQEEISRQMEAVTERREAVRPEWERQELELRGQLRRIAEDAVRRGVARKL